A genomic window from Pseudomonadota bacterium includes:
- a CDS encoding ABC transporter permease, with amino-acid sequence MKKNIGLISLLFVACLCTYLLNDRFLAPTNIENLLRRTALFSLISIGVSFVITGAGIDLSIGSVVCLIGTILPWLVVHHGWSWPLALIFLLILAALLGAFHGTLITKLKLQPFIVTLCGLLLYRGLARGITGDQTQGFGMQFESLRALATGKLSGLGLLPFEVPNVVFITLIVAIISSVVMSRTRYGLYLRAVGRNEVAARYSGVNTDRTKIWAYVACSLLAGFGGVLFILDVNSAQPSDFGNFYELYAIAAAVLGGCSLRGGESSILGVIIGATLMQVLRNAIVLLDIPTQLEFAIIGAVILAGVTTEELIRRAAKSVSS; translated from the coding sequence ATGAAGAAAAATATCGGCCTAATCTCTCTACTCTTTGTAGCCTGCCTATGTACCTATCTCTTAAACGATCGCTTTCTCGCGCCGACCAATATCGAGAACCTGCTGCGCCGCACCGCTCTTTTTTCCTTAATAAGTATCGGGGTCTCCTTTGTAATTACAGGTGCTGGTATCGACCTCTCAATAGGTTCGGTAGTGTGTCTAATCGGCACTATATTACCGTGGCTTGTTGTGCATCACGGCTGGTCGTGGCCGCTGGCGCTGATCTTTCTCTTAATCCTGGCGGCACTTCTTGGTGCTTTTCACGGCACCCTTATAACGAAATTAAAACTCCAGCCCTTTATCGTAACCTTGTGTGGGCTCTTACTCTATCGGGGTCTGGCGCGCGGCATTACCGGCGACCAAACGCAGGGGTTCGGCATGCAGTTTGAGAGCTTAAGGGCTCTTGCTACCGGAAAGCTATCTGGGCTTGGGCTGTTACCGTTTGAGGTTCCTAATGTCGTATTTATCACCCTGATAGTGGCTATCATTAGTAGCGTAGTGATGAGCCGCACCCGTTACGGACTATACCTACGCGCCGTGGGTCGTAACGAGGTCGCAGCACGCTACAGCGGCGTTAACACCGACCGCACGAAGATCTGGGCATACGTTGCGTGCTCGCTGCTGGCTGGTTTCGGCGGCGTGCTTTTTATTTTAGACGTTAACTCAGCACAACCATCGGACTTCGGAAACTTCTATGAGCTTTACGCCATTGCGGCGGCGGTGCTTGGTGGATGCAGCTTGCGGGGTGGAGAGTCGAGCATCCTTGGAGTTATTATCGGAGCTACCCTGATGCAGGTGCTCCGTAACGCTATCGTGCTGCTGGATATTCCAACGCAACTTGAGTTTGCAATTATCGGCGCAGTTATCCTGGCCGGTGTTACAACCGAGGAGCTTATCCGTCGTGCTGCCA